The Geotalea uraniireducens Rf4 genome window below encodes:
- a CDS encoding flagellar motor protein, translated as MDIATIIGLVLGFGAVIGGQVLEGGHVSAILQPTAALIVLGGTFGATFVSFPLKNILQALKDSRKVLFPPKEDPEGVIKNIINYAAKARRNGLISLEQEAQTVKDSFTKKGISLVVDGIDPQKLRETMEIELASFEEHAKASAEVFEAAGGFAPTIGIIGAVLGLIHVMNNLSDSSKLGAGIAVAFVATIYGLMTANIICIPISTKLKLRLKEAILQKEMVIEGLIAIQNGENPHFIEQKLRAYMPDDGEGAKKGK; from the coding sequence ATGGATATAGCAACAATAATCGGGTTGGTATTGGGTTTCGGCGCCGTTATCGGCGGCCAGGTACTTGAGGGTGGCCATGTAAGTGCCATCTTGCAGCCGACTGCTGCTCTCATCGTACTTGGGGGGACATTCGGCGCAACATTTGTCAGCTTTCCACTGAAGAACATTCTCCAGGCGTTGAAGGATTCGAGAAAAGTCCTTTTCCCCCCGAAAGAGGACCCGGAAGGGGTCATCAAAAACATAATCAACTATGCGGCCAAGGCGCGGCGTAACGGTCTTATTTCATTGGAGCAGGAAGCCCAGACCGTTAAGGACTCTTTCACGAAAAAGGGGATATCGCTCGTTGTAGACGGTATAGATCCGCAAAAACTGCGTGAAACCATGGAAATCGAGCTTGCTTCCTTTGAAGAGCATGCCAAGGCGAGCGCCGAAGTCTTCGAGGCCGCGGGCGGCTTTGCACCGACCATCGGCATCATCGGCGCGGTGCTCGGGCTGATCCACGTCATGAACAATTTGTCCGACTCGTCAAAACTGGGGGCGGGGATAGCAGTTGCCTTTGTTGCCACCATATACGGCCTGATGACCGCGAACATCATCTGCATTCCCATCAGCACCAAGCTGAAGCTGAGACTGAAAGAAGCGATATTGCAAAAAGAAATGGTCATTGAAGGATTGATAGCCATCCAGAACGGAGAGAACCCCCACTTCATCGAGCAGAAACTCAGGGCGTATATGCCTGACGATGGTGAGGGCGCCAAAAAGGGCAAGTAG
- a CDS encoding OmpA/MotB family protein, which translates to MARKKKAEKEPNLERWLVSYADFITLLFAVFVTLYAMSQTDKKKAEEVVESLRESFGYSKSSPVTKPKIIDSGNINIIPNMRQQTLPPKQAQYGKTRSHAEEKDFKAIKAAIEAYLLKNDAQNKVSVEITRRGLVVSLKEVGFFDSGSATVQQNSYGLLAHVAESVSNYTNPIRVEGHTDNVPISSHTFPSNWELSTARATNLVQYLIRYYEFQPDKISATGFGEHRPIADNSTAEGRGKNRRVDIVLLSTESERGEP; encoded by the coding sequence ATGGCAAGGAAAAAAAAAGCTGAAAAAGAACCGAACCTGGAACGCTGGCTGGTTTCTTATGCCGACTTCATAACCCTTTTGTTTGCCGTCTTTGTCACCCTTTATGCCATGTCGCAGACCGACAAGAAAAAGGCGGAAGAGGTGGTAGAGTCCTTACGGGAATCATTCGGTTACAGCAAGTCTTCTCCGGTGACGAAACCGAAGATCATCGATTCGGGCAACATCAACATAATCCCGAACATGCGGCAACAGACGCTGCCGCCGAAACAGGCACAATACGGCAAAACAAGGAGCCACGCCGAGGAAAAGGATTTCAAGGCAATAAAGGCGGCCATTGAAGCGTATCTGTTGAAGAACGACGCGCAGAACAAGGTCAGTGTCGAGATAACCCGGCGGGGACTCGTGGTCAGTCTTAAGGAGGTGGGTTTTTTTGATTCCGGAAGCGCCACGGTGCAGCAGAATTCCTACGGACTCCTTGCGCACGTGGCAGAGTCTGTTTCCAATTATACAAATCCGATCAGGGTTGAAGGACACACCGACAATGTCCCGATCAGCTCGCACACATTTCCTTCAAACTGGGAACTCTCCACGGCCAGGGCGACAAATCTCGTGCAGTATCTGATAAGATATTATGAATTTCAGCCGGACAAGATTTCGGCAACCGGCTTTGGCGAGCATAGACCGATTGCGGACAACAGCACTGCGGAAGGTCGGGGTAAGAACCGACGGGTCGATATAGTTCTGTTGTCAACGGAGAGTGAGCGGGGAGAGCCTTAG
- a CDS encoding IS256 family transposase yields the protein MTINTDVIDDLLKHYKTPEEILGENGLLKQLTKAVLQRALQAEMTLHLGHEKHASVSAKGGNARNGSSAKTIKGDFGTMPIEVPRDRDSSFEPVIIPKGQTRFAEFDDKIISLYSRGLTTREIQGHLEEIYGVEVSPALISIVTEAVAEEVKAWQNRPLDALYPIVYMDAIRVKARGNGHVVNKAVYLAIGINIDGAKEVLGMWVSENEGAKFWLQVVTELKNRGVQDIFIACVDGLKGFPEAIEIVYPNTQVQLCIVHMVRNSLKFVSWKQRKEVATDLKVIYQSATAEQAEMELTAFEAKWDKTHPTISQSWRRNWAQVIPFFAYPADIRKVIYTTNAIESLNMSLRKVTKNRGSFPNDEAMFKLLYLALRNIAKKWTLPIRDWKAAMNRFSILFEDRMPSY from the coding sequence ATGACTATTAACACCGACGTAATCGACGATCTACTCAAACATTATAAGACCCCCGAAGAGATTCTAGGGGAAAACGGGCTGCTGAAGCAGTTGACCAAGGCTGTTCTTCAGCGGGCGCTCCAGGCTGAAATGACACTGCACCTCGGCCACGAGAAGCATGCTTCCGTTTCCGCCAAAGGTGGCAATGCACGCAATGGCTCGTCGGCAAAGACCATCAAAGGCGATTTTGGCACCATGCCGATTGAGGTCCCTCGTGACCGGGATAGCAGCTTTGAACCAGTCATCATTCCCAAAGGCCAAACCCGGTTCGCCGAGTTCGATGATAAGATTATCTCCCTGTACTCCCGCGGGCTTACCACTCGTGAGATCCAGGGACACTTGGAGGAAATCTACGGTGTTGAAGTATCCCCCGCTCTGATTTCAATAGTGACTGAAGCAGTAGCTGAAGAGGTCAAAGCTTGGCAGAACCGCCCGTTGGATGCGCTTTATCCCATCGTTTACATGGATGCCATCAGGGTCAAAGCCAGAGGCAATGGCCATGTTGTGAACAAGGCTGTCTATCTGGCCATCGGCATCAACATAGACGGTGCCAAGGAAGTTCTGGGAATGTGGGTCTCCGAAAACGAAGGAGCCAAGTTCTGGTTGCAGGTTGTGACCGAACTTAAGAACCGTGGTGTCCAAGACATCTTCATTGCCTGCGTTGACGGCCTGAAGGGGTTCCCTGAGGCCATAGAAATAGTTTATCCCAACACTCAAGTCCAACTTTGCATCGTCCATATGGTACGCAATTCCTTGAAGTTCGTTTCGTGGAAACAACGCAAAGAAGTTGCGACAGATTTGAAGGTTATCTACCAGTCAGCGACCGCTGAGCAGGCCGAAATGGAACTGACAGCATTTGAGGCAAAATGGGACAAAACACACCCGACGATCAGCCAGTCCTGGCGCCGGAACTGGGCGCAAGTTATACCATTTTTTGCCTATCCAGCTGATATACGAAAGGTTATTTACACAACCAATGCCATTGAATCACTGAATATGTCACTCAGAAAGGTGACCAAAAACCGGGGCTCGTTTCCCAATGATGAGGCAATGTTCAAGTTACTATACCTGGCGCTGAGAAACATCGCGAAGAAATGGACCCTGCCGATCAGAGACTGGAAAGCTGCCATGAACCGCTTTTCCATTCTTTTTGAAGACAGAATGCCAAGCTATTAA
- a CDS encoding PilZ-like domain-containing protein produces MAENPLYSNQFSPDQQVNVILRLKNKKFLESNAVVTAIENNLLSMELIGTGVPADTEMEAGVEVNITFWTGWAHYRCGGTLEITGDSKHLCTRLFGEIVEEQRRDYFRLDLFVPVAYEIPSDQHLPAVEAQWAAARERLMFLPTPQMEPSGDGFKVVNWDGKEELLPMQINLSGGGIRFKVSELLEAGTLLNIDLFLPLDPSRVIRVVAEVLRCNEIKLRWEKGTQYMAAMRFHRINEKERETIISYIFSEQRRLLQLSQERII; encoded by the coding sequence ATGGCTGAGAACCCACTATACTCGAATCAGTTTTCCCCGGACCAACAGGTCAATGTTATTCTCCGTCTGAAAAATAAAAAATTTCTCGAAAGCAATGCTGTTGTAACCGCAATAGAGAACAACCTTCTTTCGATGGAACTTATCGGCACAGGAGTACCGGCGGATACGGAAATGGAAGCCGGAGTCGAGGTGAATATCACGTTTTGGACCGGCTGGGCTCATTATCGCTGCGGCGGCACGCTGGAAATCACAGGGGATAGCAAGCACCTTTGCACGAGACTTTTTGGCGAAATAGTAGAAGAGCAACGGAGAGATTATTTCCGGCTCGATCTCTTTGTGCCGGTTGCATACGAGATCCCCTCGGATCAACACCTTCCCGCTGTCGAGGCGCAATGGGCAGCTGCCAGGGAGAGGCTCATGTTTCTTCCCACTCCACAGATGGAGCCGAGCGGCGATGGATTTAAAGTGGTCAACTGGGATGGCAAAGAGGAGCTACTGCCGATGCAGATAAATCTGAGCGGCGGCGGCATCCGTTTCAAGGTGTCGGAATTGCTGGAGGCGGGGACTCTGCTGAATATCGATCTTTTTCTACCTCTCGATCCATCGCGGGTCATCCGTGTGGTTGCAGAGGTTCTGCGTTGCAATGAGATCAAGCTGCGGTGGGAAAAGGGGACCCAGTACATGGCGGCCATGCGGTTCCATCGTATCAACGAGAAGGAGCGGGAAACCATCATATCCTATATTTTCAGCGAGCAACGACGGCTTTTGCAGCTAAGCCAGGAAAGAATCATTTGA
- a CDS encoding NAD-dependent 4,6-dehydratase LegB — translation MNLSNKKILITGADGFIGSHLTEELVRRDCAVRPFVLYNSFNSWGWLDHMEPEILKSLDIFSGDIRDPHGVRQAMKGCDVVLHLAALIAIPYSYHSPDTYVDTNVKGTLNIVQAARELEVEKVVHTSTSEVYGTARFVPITEEHPLQGQSPYSASKIGADQIAMSFHTSFDTPVAVIRPFNTYGPRQSARAVIPTIITQLANGCRTLKLGALHPTRDFNYVADTVRGFIAAAEGDRAVGEVINIGSNYEISIGETARMIAEIMGMELETETDRVRLRPDKSEVERLWADNAKAKELLGWEPLYAGKEGLRRGLEETMRWFKNPENLKAYKAGIYNI, via the coding sequence ATGAACCTATCCAACAAAAAGATCCTGATCACCGGCGCCGACGGATTCATAGGCTCCCACCTCACCGAGGAACTGGTCCGGCGCGACTGCGCGGTCCGCCCCTTCGTATTGTATAACTCGTTCAACTCCTGGGGGTGGCTCGACCACATGGAGCCAGAAATCCTCAAATCACTCGACATCTTTTCCGGCGACATCCGAGACCCCCATGGCGTCCGCCAGGCGATGAAAGGGTGCGATGTGGTGCTTCACCTTGCCGCACTCATTGCCATCCCTTACTCGTATCATTCTCCCGACACTTACGTGGACACCAATGTCAAGGGGACTCTCAACATCGTCCAGGCCGCACGGGAGTTGGAGGTGGAGAAGGTAGTCCATACCTCCACCAGCGAGGTCTACGGGACTGCCCGATTCGTTCCCATCACGGAAGAGCACCCCCTTCAGGGGCAGTCCCCCTATTCGGCCAGCAAAATCGGAGCGGACCAAATAGCCATGTCCTTCCACACCTCCTTCGACACACCGGTGGCCGTCATCCGCCCCTTCAACACCTACGGGCCGAGGCAGTCGGCGCGGGCGGTCATCCCCACCATCATCACCCAACTGGCCAACGGCTGCCGCACCCTCAAGCTCGGCGCGCTGCATCCGACGAGGGACTTCAATTACGTGGCCGACACGGTGCGCGGCTTCATCGCTGCGGCGGAGGGGGATCGGGCCGTGGGGGAAGTGATCAACATCGGCAGCAATTACGAGATATCCATCGGCGAAACCGCCCGCATGATCGCGGAGATCATGGGGATGGAGCTGGAGACCGAGACCGACCGGGTACGGCTTCGCCCGGACAAGAGCGAGGTGGAGCGCCTCTGGGCCGACAACGCCAAGGCGAAAGAGCTCCTTGGATGGGAACCGCTTTACGCAGGGAAGGAGGGGTTGCGGCGGGGGCTCGAAGAAACCATGAGGTGGTTCAAAAACCCGGAAAACCTGAAAGCCTACAAGGCGGGGATATACAATATATGA
- a CDS encoding LegC family aminotransferase gives MTGFDAEAILRALRSALPADKGRIGLHEPCFAGNEWTYVKDCLDTGWVSSVGSYVDRFERELAEFTGAKRAVAVVNGTAALHVSLLLAGVRPGDEVIIPSLTFVATANAVAYCGAVPHFADSDEATLGLDPDKLAEHLSAIAEIRGGDCVNRRTGRPIRAVVPMHTFGHPVDLDPLVELCNRWNLVLVEDAAESLGSLYKGRHTGTFSRLAALSFNGNKVLTTGGGGAILTNDDGLGKMAKHLTTTAKVPHRWEFFHDATGYNYRLPNINAALGCAQLEQLPRFLKQKRDLAARYREAFREVQGVRFICEPSFAASNYWLNALLLDPPFVSARDDILEMTDKNGIMTRPAWTPMHRLPMYRNCPHMDLSGAEDLGLRLINIPSSAALGGGHD, from the coding sequence ATGACCGGCTTCGACGCAGAAGCGATACTCCGGGCGCTTAGAAGCGCTCTCCCCGCAGATAAAGGGCGCATAGGCCTCCATGAGCCATGCTTCGCCGGAAACGAGTGGACCTATGTCAAGGATTGCCTCGACACCGGATGGGTATCATCGGTAGGGAGCTACGTCGATCGTTTCGAACGGGAGCTCGCCGAATTCACGGGGGCAAAGCGTGCGGTCGCCGTGGTCAACGGCACCGCGGCCCTCCATGTCTCTCTGCTCCTTGCCGGCGTACGACCCGGCGACGAGGTGATCATCCCCTCCCTCACCTTCGTGGCAACCGCCAATGCCGTCGCATACTGCGGTGCCGTCCCCCACTTCGCCGACAGCGATGAGGCAACCCTCGGCCTCGATCCGGATAAACTTGCCGAACATCTGTCGGCAATCGCCGAGATCAGGGGGGGCGACTGCGTCAACCGGCGCACCGGCCGTCCCATCCGGGCGGTCGTCCCCATGCACACCTTCGGCCACCCCGTCGATCTGGACCCACTCGTGGAGCTCTGCAACCGCTGGAACCTTGTCCTCGTCGAGGACGCTGCCGAGTCGCTCGGCTCCCTCTACAAAGGCCGCCACACTGGAACGTTCAGCCGGCTGGCTGCCTTGAGCTTCAACGGCAACAAGGTGTTGACCACCGGCGGCGGCGGCGCCATCCTCACCAATGACGACGGGCTGGGGAAAATGGCCAAACATCTGACCACCACCGCGAAGGTCCCCCACCGCTGGGAATTTTTCCACGACGCAACCGGCTACAACTACCGCCTCCCGAACATCAACGCCGCTCTCGGCTGCGCCCAGCTGGAGCAGCTCCCCCGTTTCCTGAAACAAAAAAGGGACCTTGCCGCCCGCTACCGGGAAGCCTTCCGGGAAGTACAGGGGGTACGTTTCATTTGCGAGCCGTCTTTTGCCGCCAGTAACTACTGGCTCAACGCGCTCCTCCTTGACCCTCCCTTTGTGAGCGCGCGCGACGACATCCTGGAAATGACCGACAAAAACGGCATCATGACCCGCCCCGCATGGACCCCCATGCACCGCCTCCCCATGTACCGCAACTGTCCCCACATGGATCTCTCCGGCGCGGAAGACCTCGGGCTGCGTCTGATCAACATCCCGAGCAGCGCGGCTCTTGGGGGTGGCCATGACTAG
- the neuC gene encoding UDP-N-acetylglucosamine 2-epimerase: MTRRRICVVTGTRADYGLLYRLMKEIEGDPDLQLQVVATGMHLSPEFGLTYRDIETDGFTIHERVEMLLSSDTPVGIAKSIGLGVIGFADAFERLRPEIIVLLGDRFEMLAAAQAALVGRIPVAHIAGGDTTEGAFDEAIRHSITKMSHCHFVTNEAALHRVRQLGENPDAVHLVGSPGIDQIRRLTLLSRHELERDLGLAFRKRNLLVTFHPATLDEVSASEQMQALFDALDRLGPEVGIILTKPNADTGGRRLSDMIDVYVSERDQAKAFTSLGQLRYLSLIPQVDAVVGNSSSGLYEAPSFKKPTVNIGDRQKGRLQASSVINCAPVADDILQAVRAAFGLDCSTAVNPYGDGNASSRIAAILKGLPEPRRLIKKHFFDLNG; this comes from the coding sequence ATGACTAGACGGCGCATCTGCGTGGTCACCGGCACCAGGGCGGATTACGGTCTTCTTTACCGGCTCATGAAGGAGATCGAGGGCGACCCCGATCTGCAGTTACAGGTCGTTGCGACGGGGATGCACCTTTCCCCGGAGTTCGGCCTCACGTACCGGGACATCGAAACGGACGGCTTCACCATCCATGAACGGGTAGAGATGCTCCTCTCCAGCGACACCCCGGTCGGTATTGCAAAATCCATCGGTCTTGGGGTCATCGGCTTTGCAGACGCCTTCGAGCGGCTCAGACCGGAGATCATCGTGCTGCTCGGCGATCGTTTCGAGATGCTGGCCGCGGCCCAGGCAGCGCTCGTGGGCCGCATTCCGGTCGCCCACATCGCGGGCGGCGACACCACCGAAGGGGCCTTCGACGAGGCGATCCGCCACAGCATCACGAAGATGTCCCATTGCCATTTCGTCACAAACGAAGCGGCACTGCACCGTGTCCGTCAGCTGGGGGAAAACCCCGATGCCGTTCACCTGGTGGGGAGCCCCGGCATCGATCAGATCAGGCGTCTTACGCTTCTGTCCCGCCATGAGCTGGAGCGCGACCTCGGCCTCGCCTTCAGGAAAAGGAACCTCCTGGTGACGTTCCATCCGGCAACCCTTGACGAGGTCTCTGCTTCAGAGCAGATGCAAGCCCTCTTTGACGCCCTTGACAGGCTCGGTCCCGAGGTGGGGATCATCCTCACCAAGCCCAACGCCGACACGGGCGGACGCAGGCTTTCCGACATGATCGACGTGTATGTTTCCGAACGGGATCAGGCAAAGGCCTTCACCTCCCTCGGCCAGCTCCGCTACCTGAGCCTCATCCCGCAGGTGGACGCGGTGGTGGGGAACTCCTCAAGCGGGCTCTACGAGGCGCCGTCATTCAAGAAGCCGACGGTCAACATCGGCGACCGCCAGAAGGGACGGCTCCAGGCATCCTCGGTCATAAATTGCGCCCCGGTTGCAGACGATATTCTGCAAGCAGTTCGGGCAGCCTTCGGGCTCGACTGCTCGACGGCCGTCAACCCTTACGGGGACGGGAACGCATCTTCGCGCATCGCGGCGATCCTCAAGGGACTTCCGGAGCCGCGCCGACTCATCAAAAAGCACTTTTTCGATCTGAACGGGTAA
- the neuB gene encoding N-acetylneuraminate synthase: protein MGTQRKHTYIIAEAGVNHNGSLKMAKELVEAAANAGADAVKFQTFKAEKLVSRNAPKAGYQTMTTDAAESQFDMIRKLELDEEAHRVLIEHCHVKGIQFLSTPFDFDSLEMLARTFDLPRLKLPSGEITNAPLLLRAARTGKPVILSTGMSTLGEVEAALGVLAFGYAARKDAAPSPAAFREAYGSAAGQEALERNMVLLHCTTEYPAPFDEVNLRAMDTLQDAFGLPVGFSDHTTGVAVPIAAAARGAMVIEKHFTLGRDLPGPDHKASLEPGELTEMVKAIRQVELALGSRLKAPTMSESKNMSVARKSLVAAEPIRTGDFFTGKNVAVKRPGNGMSPFLYWDVLGKRASMNFERDEVILP from the coding sequence ATGGGAACACAAAGAAAACATACCTACATAATTGCCGAGGCCGGCGTGAACCACAACGGTTCGCTGAAGATGGCCAAGGAACTTGTGGAAGCCGCCGCAAACGCAGGCGCGGACGCTGTCAAATTCCAGACATTCAAGGCGGAGAAGCTCGTCAGCCGCAACGCCCCCAAGGCTGGCTACCAGACGATGACGACGGACGCCGCCGAGTCCCAGTTCGACATGATCAGGAAGCTTGAGCTCGACGAGGAGGCGCACCGCGTACTCATCGAGCATTGCCATGTAAAGGGGATACAGTTTCTCTCCACCCCGTTCGACTTCGACAGTCTGGAGATGCTGGCGCGGACCTTCGACCTCCCCCGCCTGAAGCTCCCGTCGGGGGAGATCACCAACGCCCCGCTGCTTTTGCGGGCGGCGCGCACAGGCAAACCGGTCATCCTCTCCACCGGCATGAGCACCCTGGGCGAGGTGGAGGCAGCCCTCGGCGTCCTTGCTTTCGGCTACGCTGCCCGGAAAGATGCGGCGCCTTCGCCCGCAGCTTTCCGGGAGGCTTACGGTTCCGCCGCAGGGCAGGAAGCGTTGGAGCGGAACATGGTGCTCCTCCACTGCACCACCGAATACCCGGCCCCCTTTGACGAGGTGAACCTGCGCGCCATGGACACGCTGCAAGACGCCTTCGGACTGCCGGTCGGCTTTTCCGACCACACCACCGGCGTTGCCGTTCCCATCGCCGCCGCGGCCCGGGGAGCAATGGTGATCGAAAAGCATTTCACACTTGGACGCGACCTGCCGGGGCCGGACCACAAGGCATCGCTGGAGCCGGGCGAGCTGACCGAGATGGTTAAGGCCATACGTCAGGTGGAGCTGGCCCTGGGCAGCCGTCTCAAGGCGCCGACCATGTCCGAGTCGAAGAACATGTCCGTCGCGCGCAAGAGCCTCGTAGCGGCGGAACCGATCCGCACGGGGGACTTTTTCACCGGGAAAAACGTGGCCGTGAAGCGTCCGGGCAACGGCATGTCCCCCTTTCTCTATTGGGACGTCCTCGGCAAGAGGGCGTCAATGAATTTTGAACGCGATGAGGTGATACTCCCATGA
- a CDS encoding acetyltransferase — protein sequence MSLPVVILGAGGHARVLLEALRSASRQVAGIVDADPARIGETVMGVLVIGTDEKVFDFRTNEIELVNGIGSVASTAKRVELFAAFKAHGYRFATVVHPSAVIASDAELAEGAQIMAGAVIQAGASIGMNSIVNTRAAVDHDCRIGAGVHIAPGVTLSGDVRVDDDVHIGTGATVIQGVHISGKSVVGAGSVVLRDVPGGVTVYGVPAREARK from the coding sequence ATGAGCCTGCCGGTCGTGATACTGGGCGCCGGCGGCCACGCACGGGTGCTTCTGGAGGCCCTGCGCTCGGCGTCCCGCCAGGTGGCGGGAATCGTCGATGCCGATCCGGCAAGGATCGGAGAAACCGTCATGGGGGTACTGGTCATCGGCACGGACGAAAAGGTTTTTGACTTTCGGACCAACGAGATTGAGCTCGTGAACGGCATCGGTTCGGTGGCCTCGACGGCAAAAAGGGTGGAACTCTTCGCGGCGTTCAAGGCCCACGGCTACCGGTTTGCCACTGTCGTGCACCCCTCGGCGGTCATTGCTTCGGACGCGGAACTGGCGGAAGGGGCACAGATCATGGCAGGGGCCGTCATCCAGGCGGGAGCGAGCATCGGCATGAATTCCATCGTCAACACACGCGCCGCCGTCGATCACGACTGCCGCATCGGCGCAGGCGTCCACATCGCGCCGGGAGTCACCCTTTCCGGGGACGTCCGGGTGGACGACGACGTACACATCGGCACCGGTGCAACAGTGATCCAGGGAGTACATATTTCCGGAAAAAGCGTCGTCGGCGCAGGGTCGGTCGTCCTGCGCGACGTTCCAGGAGGGGTCACGGTCTACGGGGTCCCCGCACGTGAGGCACGAAAATGA